From Roseovarius sp. EL26, the proteins below share one genomic window:
- a CDS encoding alpha-2-macroglobulin family protein, producing the protein MRRLVIAFAALSCLSSQGAAQTAIPERREVVTKDVDFYGADLQPLFDTTLQACQRSCLSDPSCKAYTFNSRSNACFPKSDVTDVQPYEGAVSARILDADTQALTRAKTHAADLAFLTQDDLKQAHDDARGISGRHPAGQWGLKALLEAVQSRQAEGDALNAMRWTGAAVAQADTSDLWAEYARLLLAVKTKSSSDRRRYANWAQAAAINAYLRAPSDPARVSALQILADSLERHKRGRDMIPALRLAQSIQPRDDIQLTLESAVAKYGFRITEHRADNESKAPRICAEFSEPLVKAGVDYTPYVRLPDTGLVVQAEDRQICIDGVQHGAHYRVTFRQGLPAASGESLIKDVELALYVRDRSPQVSFPGRAYVLPRAADAALPIETVNLDTVDLSLRRISDRNLLRAIQDNYFARPLSHYAEQDFASNIAEDIWSGTGEVQNALNQNMTTRLPMGDVLADQKPGIYALTAKAPDTNPYDDAGATQWFVLTDLGLTTMQGTDGLHIFARGLSDADALAGIELTLLSRANRELGTTTTDPEGHALFAPGLTRGNGAAAPALLIARQGDQDIAFLSLTDPAFDLSDRGVEGRPPAPPVDVFLTTDRGAYRAGEVIHVTALARDTQMQAITDLPLTSILIRPDGVEYSRHVSTNGIAGGHAFSLPVSTSAPRGTWQLAIKADPDAPALAQTSLLVEDFLPERIDFDLALPEASIRPGDTSTLTVEARYLFGAPGGGLKADGTLRLLPLRRHKGYPGYHFGEYDLHVPPEASHIDGGTTGDDGRLVLPVKLPKTKTADRPYEAQITLRVNEGSGRPVERQLIRALAPAGPMIGLKPEFTDVVPEGGGAAFQIIAIDGTLKPTAMQVRWTMNRVETRYQWYQQYGNWNWEPITTRQRIATGDLTLDEDPVTVSAPVTWGHYELLVERLDGTYVASSTDFYAGWYAPADATSTPDTLDLSLDQPSYSPGDTAQLRIVPRYAGTALIAVMSNQVIARQVIEVTAGDNLIPVDVTDDWGTGAYVTAQLVRPMDISAGQNPARALGLAYAKVEPRDKQLTVEIGAPDSAEPRSSLSTTIKVQGLTEGDTAHVTLAAIDLGILNLTGFDSPDPSAHYFGQRRLGVEMRDLYGRLIDGMNGAAGQIRSGGDAGNGLQRQAPPPTEKLIAFFSGPAIIGPDGTAAINFDMPDFNGTVRLMAVAWSNKAVGQASRDVLVRDPIVVTASLPRFLAPGDQSRLLLELTHTEGPIGRVGLDITAKGITLEGDIPSGLDLAKGETATLTLPLRAKYVGDHSLRIALTTPDGKQLTKDLTLAVRANDPVISSTQRFSLAAGATFKLDQEIFTGLRPNGAEVLMSAGPMAKLNTPGLLRALDRYPYGCTEQITSQALPLLYFGPVAEALGLGNQTQVAEKIDQAVDLILTRQASNGAFGLWRAASGDFWLDAYVADFLSRAKAQGYEVPNQAFAMAMDNLRNRVNYAPDFDFGGEDIAYALMVLAGEGAARIGDLRYYADVKAEAFATPLALAQLGHALASYGDQTRADRMFTAAAQRLEEENPKGSRYWRVDYGTPKRDSAAVLTLAVEAGSTAVDTDALSVLAATTGPESSTQEQVWTLLATNALLNDPAQSSLALNGEAISGPLVRRMDAATLGTQTLTNTDGQPTDITLTTFGVPEVPAEASGYGYQITRTYFDMDGNDIQPDQLETGTRMVVVVTVTPAESGSARLMIDDPLPAGLEIDNPNLLRAGDIRALDWLNPAPTRFSEARSDRFLAAVDRQDETQFQLAYIVRAVTPGTYHYPAATVEDMYRPQYRANTATTQLTVTK; encoded by the coding sequence ATGCGCCGCCTTGTTATAGCCTTTGCCGCCCTGTCTTGCCTCAGCTCACAAGGCGCTGCTCAAACCGCCATACCCGAACGCCGCGAAGTGGTGACCAAAGATGTTGATTTTTACGGCGCGGATCTACAGCCATTGTTTGACACCACCCTACAAGCTTGTCAGCGCAGTTGCCTGAGCGATCCCAGCTGCAAGGCCTATACGTTCAACTCCCGCTCCAACGCCTGCTTCCCAAAATCAGACGTTACCGATGTTCAACCCTATGAGGGGGCCGTTTCCGCCCGCATCCTAGATGCCGACACGCAAGCTCTGACACGTGCAAAAACCCATGCCGCAGATTTAGCATTTCTCACGCAAGATGACCTGAAACAGGCCCACGACGACGCCCGTGGGATCAGCGGCCGGCATCCCGCAGGGCAGTGGGGGCTGAAAGCGTTACTGGAAGCCGTCCAAAGCAGGCAGGCCGAAGGCGATGCCCTCAATGCCATGCGGTGGACTGGGGCAGCGGTTGCGCAGGCCGATACCAGCGATCTTTGGGCGGAATACGCCCGGCTGTTGCTGGCTGTCAAAACCAAGTCCAGTTCCGACAGACGCCGTTATGCAAACTGGGCGCAGGCTGCGGCCATCAATGCCTATCTTCGCGCGCCCTCTGATCCCGCACGCGTTTCTGCGCTGCAGATATTGGCCGACAGCCTTGAGCGTCACAAGCGTGGCCGCGACATGATCCCGGCGTTACGATTGGCACAATCGATCCAGCCCCGTGATGATATCCAGCTCACCCTCGAATCCGCCGTCGCAAAATATGGTTTTCGCATTACTGAACACCGCGCCGATAACGAAAGCAAAGCGCCCCGCATCTGCGCCGAATTCTCTGAGCCACTGGTCAAAGCCGGCGTAGATTATACGCCATATGTCCGCCTGCCCGATACCGGCCTTGTGGTGCAAGCCGAGGACCGACAGATTTGTATTGATGGTGTCCAGCACGGCGCGCATTACCGCGTAACCTTTCGCCAAGGCCTGCCCGCCGCCAGCGGTGAAAGCCTGATCAAAGATGTCGAGCTGGCACTTTATGTCCGCGACCGCAGCCCGCAGGTCAGCTTTCCGGGACGAGCATACGTGCTGCCCCGTGCGGCCGATGCAGCCCTGCCAATTGAAACCGTCAATCTGGATACGGTTGATCTAAGTCTGCGCCGGATCAGCGATCGCAATCTTCTGCGTGCCATTCAAGACAACTATTTTGCCCGCCCGCTGAGCCATTATGCCGAACAGGATTTCGCCTCGAACATCGCCGAAGACATTTGGTCTGGCACGGGCGAGGTGCAAAATGCATTGAACCAAAACATGACCACCCGCTTGCCAATGGGTGACGTTCTGGCGGACCAGAAGCCCGGTATTTACGCTCTGACCGCCAAGGCCCCAGATACCAATCCATATGACGATGCTGGTGCTACGCAATGGTTTGTTCTAACTGATCTTGGCCTGACCACGATGCAAGGCACTGATGGCTTGCATATCTTTGCCCGTGGCCTGTCGGATGCTGATGCATTGGCTGGGATTGAGCTGACATTGCTGTCACGCGCCAACCGGGAGCTGGGCACAACAACAACCGACCCTGAGGGACATGCTCTATTTGCCCCTGGCCTGACGCGCGGGAACGGCGCTGCGGCCCCTGCGTTACTGATTGCACGTCAAGGCGATCAGGACATCGCCTTTCTCTCCCTCACCGATCCGGCGTTTGACCTCTCTGATCGCGGTGTCGAAGGTCGCCCACCCGCACCTCCAGTTGACGTGTTCTTGACCACTGATCGCGGGGCATACCGCGCAGGTGAAGTGATCCATGTCACCGCCTTAGCCCGCGACACGCAGATGCAAGCCATTACCGATCTGCCCCTAACCTCCATTCTGATCCGCCCCGATGGAGTTGAATATTCCCGTCATGTCTCGACCAACGGCATTGCCGGTGGCCATGCCTTTTCCCTACCAGTCAGCACCAGTGCCCCGCGTGGTACATGGCAACTCGCAATCAAGGCAGATCCTGACGCCCCGGCATTGGCACAGACCAGTCTTTTGGTTGAGGATTTCCTGCCCGAACGAATAGATTTTGACCTCGCTCTCCCAGAGGCCTCTATTCGCCCCGGCGATACCTCCACTCTGACGGTTGAGGCGCGTTACCTCTTTGGTGCACCGGGCGGCGGGCTCAAGGCTGATGGCACCTTACGACTGCTTCCCCTGCGCCGTCACAAAGGCTATCCCGGCTATCACTTTGGCGAATATGATCTGCATGTGCCGCCAGAGGCCAGCCATATCGACGGCGGCACCACCGGCGATGATGGTCGTCTTGTTCTGCCGGTGAAATTACCCAAGACCAAAACTGCAGATCGCCCTTATGAGGCACAAATCACCCTGCGCGTAAACGAAGGATCTGGCCGCCCTGTTGAACGCCAGCTGATCCGCGCACTTGCCCCTGCCGGGCCGATGATAGGCCTCAAACCGGAGTTCACGGATGTCGTTCCCGAAGGTGGCGGGGCTGCATTTCAGATCATCGCCATTGATGGCACCCTGAAACCAACTGCCATGCAGGTGCGATGGACCATGAATCGGGTCGAAACCCGCTATCAGTGGTATCAACAATATGGCAATTGGAACTGGGAACCGATCACTACCCGGCAACGAATTGCCACCGGTGATCTGACCCTTGACGAAGATCCGGTAACAGTCTCTGCACCGGTGACTTGGGGGCATTATGAGCTGCTGGTCGAACGTCTGGACGGTACCTATGTGGCCAGCTCCACCGACTTTTATGCAGGGTGGTACGCACCGGCTGATGCCACCAGCACGCCCGACACGTTGGATCTATCACTAGATCAACCCAGTTATTCCCCCGGCGACACCGCCCAGTTGCGCATTGTGCCACGATATGCAGGCACCGCACTTATTGCGGTCATGTCCAATCAAGTGATTGCTCGTCAGGTGATTGAGGTCACCGCAGGTGACAATCTGATCCCGGTCGACGTAACTGATGATTGGGGCACTGGGGCCTATGTTACCGCGCAGCTTGTCCGCCCGATGGATATATCAGCTGGACAAAACCCAGCCCGCGCACTGGGGCTGGCCTATGCAAAGGTTGAACCGCGCGACAAGCAGTTAACCGTCGAAATCGGAGCGCCAGATAGCGCCGAACCGCGGAGTTCGTTGTCAACCACCATCAAAGTGCAAGGTCTGACCGAGGGCGATACCGCCCATGTGACCCTTGCGGCGATTGATCTGGGCATCCTCAATCTGACCGGATTTGATAGCCCAGACCCCTCAGCGCATTACTTTGGTCAACGTCGCCTTGGCGTCGAAATGCGTGACCTTTATGGACGTTTGATTGATGGCATGAACGGCGCAGCAGGGCAGATCCGATCTGGTGGTGATGCGGGCAACGGTCTACAACGCCAAGCGCCACCTCCCACCGAAAAACTGATCGCGTTTTTCTCTGGCCCAGCCATCATCGGCCCGGATGGTACAGCCGCAATCAATTTTGACATGCCGGATTTCAACGGCACTGTACGGCTGATGGCTGTTGCGTGGTCTAACAAAGCAGTCGGTCAGGCCAGCCGAGATGTACTGGTCCGTGATCCTATTGTTGTTACCGCCTCCTTACCGCGTTTCTTGGCCCCGGGCGATCAAAGTCGACTGTTGTTGGAGCTAACCCACACCGAAGGCCCCATCGGGCGTGTCGGCTTGGATATTACGGCCAAGGGCATCACGCTAGAGGGTGATATTCCCTCAGGCCTTGATCTGGCAAAGGGCGAAACGGCCACGTTGACTCTGCCGCTGCGCGCAAAATATGTCGGAGATCACAGCCTGCGCATTGCCCTGACCACGCCTGATGGCAAACAGCTGACCAAAGACCTGACACTAGCAGTGCGTGCCAATGACCCCGTGATTTCTTCTACCCAGCGCTTCAGCCTTGCGGCAGGTGCCACTTTCAAGTTGGATCAAGAAATATTCACGGGCCTTCGTCCCAATGGTGCCGAGGTTTTGATGTCCGCTGGCCCCATGGCCAAGCTGAACACCCCGGGCCTGTTGCGGGCCTTGGATCGTTACCCGTATGGCTGCACCGAACAAATCACATCACAAGCCCTGCCCCTGCTCTACTTTGGTCCTGTGGCCGAGGCCTTGGGACTGGGTAACCAGACGCAAGTGGCAGAAAAAATAGACCAGGCGGTTGATCTGATCTTGACCCGGCAGGCCAGCAATGGGGCCTTTGGTCTATGGCGCGCCGCTTCCGGTGATTTCTGGCTTGATGCCTATGTCGCAGATTTCCTTTCCCGCGCAAAGGCGCAGGGGTATGAGGTGCCAAATCAGGCCTTCGCAATGGCGATGGACAATCTGCGGAACCGCGTCAACTACGCGCCAGATTTTGATTTTGGTGGTGAAGATATCGCGTATGCTTTGATGGTTTTAGCCGGTGAAGGCGCTGCACGCATTGGCGATTTGCGCTATTATGCGGATGTCAAAGCCGAAGCCTTTGCCACGCCGCTGGCGCTGGCCCAACTCGGCCATGCACTGGCCTCTTACGGCGATCAAACCCGTGCGGACCGGATGTTTACCGCTGCCGCGCAGCGCCTTGAGGAGGAGAACCCCAAAGGCAGCCGCTATTGGCGCGTGGATTATGGCACGCCTAAGCGTGACAGTGCAGCGGTATTGACCCTTGCGGTTGAGGCGGGCAGCACCGCAGTGGACACTGATGCACTCAGTGTTTTGGCGGCAACCACGGGCCCTGAAAGCTCCACGCAAGAACAAGTCTGGACGTTATTAGCAACCAATGCGTTGCTGAATGATCCTGCTCAATCCAGTCTGGCACTCAACGGTGAGGCGATATCTGGCCCGCTGGTGCGACGGATGGATGCGGCTACATTGGGCACGCAGACCCTGACCAACACTGACGGTCAACCCACCGATATTACCTTGACCACATTTGGCGTACCCGAAGTGCCCGCCGAGGCGAGCGGATATGGCTACCAAATCACCCGCACGTATTTCGACATGGACGGCAATGATATTCAGCCTGATCAACTGGAAACCGGTACACGGATGGTAGTGGTTGTCACCGTCACCCCGGCAGAGTCCGGATCAGCACGGTTGATGATTGATGACCCCCTGCCTGCCGGGCTTGAGATCGACAATCCCAATCTGCTGCGTGCTGGCGACATCCGCGCGTTGGATTGGCTAAACCCTGCGCCAACTAGATTTTCGGAAGCACGCTCTGATCGGTTCTTAGCAGCCGTGGACCGGCAGGATGAAACACAGTTCCAGCTGGCTTATATTGTGCGTGCTGTAACCCCTGGAACGTATCACTACCCAGCAGCCACTGTGGAAGACATGTACCGCCCGCAATACCGCGCCAATACCGCAACCACGCAACTGACGGTCACGAAATAA
- the yaaA gene encoding peroxide stress protein YaaA produces the protein MQIVISPAKKIDMDPVEVPEITAPQFQDRADELAQVARTLTATDLGKLMKISQNLAEMNSDRFQSFGNMAEKPAALAFAGDTYQGLEAASLDTEELLWAQKYLGILSGLYGLLRPLDAIQPYRLEMGSRLKNPRGKNLYEYWGDTISNALNDRAEALGSDVLVNCASQEYFGAVDLKALKPRVITPVFMEDKNGTVKIVSFYAKKARGAMARYIIQHRLTDPSALLDFDTGGYAYQPKLSEPDRPVFLRDYPNA, from the coding sequence ATGCAAATCGTGATTTCCCCGGCCAAAAAGATTGATATGGATCCGGTCGAGGTCCCTGAAATTACCGCCCCACAGTTTCAGGACCGCGCGGATGAGTTGGCACAGGTGGCGCGCACGCTAACAGCAACTGACCTTGGGAAGCTGATGAAAATCAGCCAAAATCTGGCCGAAATGAATTCTGATCGCTTTCAGTCTTTTGGAAATATGGCAGAAAAACCTGCGGCTTTAGCCTTTGCCGGAGATACCTATCAGGGGCTAGAGGCCGCCTCGTTGGATACGGAGGAATTATTGTGGGCGCAGAAATATCTGGGCATTCTGTCCGGGCTATACGGCCTATTACGCCCGCTGGACGCGATACAGCCTTACCGTTTGGAAATGGGCAGTCGGTTGAAAAACCCTCGTGGCAAGAACCTCTATGAATATTGGGGGGATACCATCTCAAACGCGCTGAATGATCGTGCTGAAGCATTGGGCAGTGATGTGCTGGTCAACTGTGCCAGTCAGGAATATTTTGGCGCGGTTGATCTCAAGGCACTGAAACCCCGTGTCATCACACCGGTGTTCATGGAAGACAAAAACGGCACCGTCAAGATTGTCAGCTTCTACGCCAAAAAAGCACGCGGCGCGATGGCACGGTACATTATTCAACATCGATTGACCGACCCCAGCGCGCTGCTTGATTTTGACACCGGCGGATATGCATACCAGCCGAAGTTGTCTGAGCCTGATAGGCCGGTTTTCCTGCGCGATTATCCTAACGCCTGA
- the recQ gene encoding DNA helicase RecQ, whose product MPDTATLLRDVFGFDAFRDGQEEIVDAVADGENVLAIMPTGGGKSLCFQLPALLRDGVTLVISPLIALMRDQVRALRAVGVEAGALTSANTEEENAAVWQALDEGRLKLLYIAPERMASGSSLSFLRRINVSLIAVDEAHCVAQWGHDFRPDYLRIGDLRRALNVPLAAFTATADAETRVEIVEKLFDGQKPQSFLRGFDRPNIRLAFAAKDGPRQQIMSFVAARKGQSGIVYCGTRAKTEALAQALRDGGHNACCYHGGMESHNRREVEHRFNTEDELIVVATVAFGMGVDKPDIRWVAHADLPKSIEAYYQEIGRAGRDGAPADTLTLYGADDIRLRRSQIDEGLAPPERRAADHARLNALLGLAEAYQCRRVNLLQYFGDMAEACDNCDLCETPADTFDGTKDVQKALSAILRTGEYFGAGHLIDVLTGNLTDRARERGHDQLPTFGVGKETSRRNWQGIFRQMMGHDLIRPDPERHGALRITEGAHPILRGEAPVILRRDTLASKTRQPAVKALVSDEDAPLLSALKAKRRALAEAARVPPYIVFNDKTLIEMAQNRPATLDQMAHINGVGAKKLEQYGQAFLQVICSEAQDLHPARRKLAGRAAGTLYDQLMEIQTDLARGSDGCEKPLSCSTSLLVKVAEMRPKDLTGMTRLLGAKRSERFGPAFLDVLAQAH is encoded by the coding sequence ATGCCCGACACTGCCACGCTTTTGCGCGATGTCTTTGGATTCGACGCCTTCCGCGACGGACAAGAAGAGATTGTGGATGCTGTCGCAGACGGAGAAAACGTTCTCGCCATCATGCCCACAGGGGGCGGGAAGTCTCTGTGCTTTCAGCTTCCGGCATTATTGCGCGACGGGGTAACACTGGTTATCTCTCCGTTGATTGCCTTGATGCGCGATCAAGTCCGTGCACTTCGTGCTGTTGGGGTTGAGGCGGGTGCGCTGACCTCTGCCAATACCGAAGAAGAAAACGCGGCCGTCTGGCAAGCCCTGGATGAAGGCCGACTAAAGCTTTTGTATATCGCGCCCGAACGTATGGCATCCGGCTCATCTCTTAGCTTTCTGCGCCGCATCAACGTCAGCCTTATCGCTGTGGACGAGGCACACTGCGTTGCTCAATGGGGGCATGATTTCCGACCTGACTATTTACGCATCGGTGATTTGCGCCGGGCGCTGAATGTCCCGCTCGCCGCCTTCACCGCCACCGCAGATGCCGAGACCCGTGTCGAGATCGTCGAGAAGCTTTTTGATGGCCAAAAGCCGCAAAGCTTTCTGCGCGGCTTTGATCGCCCCAACATCCGCCTTGCCTTTGCCGCCAAAGACGGTCCACGCCAACAGATCATGAGTTTTGTTGCTGCGCGCAAGGGTCAATCCGGCATTGTCTATTGCGGCACGCGCGCCAAGACCGAAGCACTTGCGCAAGCCCTACGCGATGGCGGGCATAACGCCTGTTGCTACCATGGCGGGATGGAGTCGCATAACCGGCGCGAGGTTGAGCACCGTTTCAACACCGAAGATGAGCTGATCGTTGTGGCGACCGTAGCCTTTGGCATGGGGGTAGACAAGCCTGACATTCGTTGGGTGGCGCATGCTGATCTGCCCAAATCAATCGAAGCATACTATCAAGAAATAGGCCGTGCTGGACGTGACGGCGCCCCAGCTGATACGCTTACGCTTTATGGGGCTGATGACATTCGTCTGCGCCGCAGCCAGATCGACGAAGGGCTTGCTCCACCGGAACGACGCGCGGCAGACCACGCCCGCCTAAATGCGCTGCTGGGTCTGGCCGAGGCGTATCAATGTCGCCGGGTGAACCTGTTGCAGTATTTCGGAGATATGGCGGAGGCCTGCGACAACTGCGATTTATGTGAGACTCCCGCCGACACCTTTGACGGCACTAAAGATGTGCAAAAGGCCCTGTCGGCGATCCTGCGTACAGGTGAATACTTCGGCGCCGGCCATCTGATCGATGTGCTGACAGGCAACCTGACTGATAGGGCGCGAGAGCGTGGCCATGATCAACTGCCCACCTTTGGTGTCGGCAAGGAGACCAGCCGACGAAACTGGCAAGGTATTTTCCGGCAAATGATGGGGCACGATCTAATCCGCCCTGACCCCGAGCGCCATGGTGCCCTGCGCATTACCGAAGGCGCCCACCCAATCCTGCGTGGCGAGGCTCCGGTCATCCTACGACGTGACACACTTGCAAGCAAAACCCGCCAACCTGCAGTCAAAGCACTGGTTTCAGACGAAGACGCGCCCTTGCTGTCAGCGCTCAAGGCAAAACGCCGAGCACTGGCCGAGGCTGCCCGCGTGCCGCCTTATATTGTGTTCAACGACAAGACCTTGATTGAAATGGCACAAAACCGCCCCGCCACATTAGACCAGATGGCACATATCAACGGCGTTGGTGCAAAAAAATTGGAACAATACGGTCAGGCTTTTTTGCAGGTCATTTGTAGCGAAGCGCAAGACTTGCACCCTGCTCGCCGCAAACTGGCCGGACGCGCAGCAGGCACGCTTTATGATCAGCTGATGGAAATTCAGACTGATCTGGCCCGAGGTTCAGATGGGTGTGAAAAACCACTCAGTTGCTCCACCTCGCTTTTGGTCAAAGTGGCCGAAATGCGCCCCAAGGACCTGACCGGCATGACACGCTTGTTGGGCGCAAAACGATCTGAGCGATTTGGCCCCGCTTTTCTGGACGTTTTGGCCCAAGCGCATTAG
- a CDS encoding YggT family protein, whose amino-acid sequence MMAIYGPIALVLDVAFFFILAHVIMSWLISFQVLNLQQQFVAQLWYGLNKVLEPIYGPIRRFMPDTRPLDLAPLVAIIVIISLRDYILPGILLG is encoded by the coding sequence ATGATGGCAATTTATGGACCGATCGCGCTTGTTCTCGATGTCGCGTTCTTCTTCATTCTGGCCCATGTCATCATGAGTTGGCTGATCAGCTTTCAGGTTCTGAACCTGCAACAGCAGTTCGTGGCGCAGCTATGGTATGGGTTGAACAAAGTGTTGGAGCCGATCTATGGTCCAATTCGCCGTTTCATGCCCGATACGCGCCCATTGGATCTGGCCCCACTGGTTGCAATCATCGTGATCATTTCGCTGCGCGATTATATTCTGCCCGGGATTTTGCTGGGCTGA
- a CDS encoding acyl-CoA thioesterase has translation MYPFLRMIIQLIKVRNMPHIGVLDAHVSYHMCMPWDLDIWMELNNGRTLTIYDLGRIPLAVRVGLAKLLKQKRWGLTVAGSSVRYRRRIKMFEVVEMKSRGVCWDDKFFYLEQSMWKKNGECANHAMYRTAITGPNGIVPPIEVMQALGASEINPEMPVWFKAWIAAEDQRPWPPMQD, from the coding sequence GTGTACCCATTCCTGCGCATGATCATCCAGCTGATCAAAGTTCGTAACATGCCACATATCGGTGTGCTTGATGCACATGTGTCGTATCACATGTGCATGCCATGGGATCTTGATATCTGGATGGAGCTGAACAACGGTCGGACGCTTACGATCTATGATCTGGGACGTATCCCATTGGCGGTTCGGGTTGGTCTGGCAAAGCTGCTCAAGCAAAAACGCTGGGGGCTGACCGTCGCGGGCAGCTCTGTGCGGTATCGCCGCAGGATCAAGATGTTTGAGGTGGTTGAGATGAAATCGCGGGGCGTGTGCTGGGATGACAAGTTCTTTTATCTTGAGCAATCAATGTGGAAGAAAAACGGCGAATGCGCCAACCACGCAATGTATCGCACGGCCATCACTGGGCCAAATGGCATCGTTCCCCCGATCGAAGTGATGCAAGCCTTGGGCGCATCTGAGATTAATCCGGAAATGCCCGTATGGTTCAAAGCCTGGATTGCGGCTGAGGATCAACGCCCTTGGCCGCCAATGCAGGATTGA
- a CDS encoding MFS transporter — protein sequence MAEISQRKRIWGWFFFDWASQPYNTLLLTFIFAPYVTEVVGDGARAQSLWGFTVGCAGVIIALCAPILGAIADTYGNRLKWVWLFSVLYVVGACGAWFLAPDGNHLMLALTLFGLGLIGMEFATIFTNSMLPDLGTKEEIGRISGSGWAFGYLGGFIALVLTLGFFAESATTGKTFLGFDPALGLSAEAREGTRFVGPFSALWYVVFMVPFFLWVRDPKPEKPAQGALKRSLSSVVKTVKSLPKTPSLFAYLASSMFYRDALNGMYVFGGLYAAGVLGWSVVQTGVFGIIAIVSGAIFAWVGGRVDVKVGPKPVIRVSILILIAVAICVIFVSREAVFGIEVEATSKLPDHIFYVLGAVIGAVGGTIQSASRTMMVRQANPGQMTEAFGLYALAGKATSFIAPFAIGIATQISGSQQIGVAPLIVLFLLGLVLLRWVHPEGENEYGQSI from the coding sequence ATGGCCGAAATTTCACAACGCAAACGTATCTGGGGTTGGTTCTTTTTTGACTGGGCCAGCCAACCTTACAATACGCTTCTGCTGACCTTCATTTTTGCACCTTACGTGACTGAAGTCGTCGGTGATGGAGCCAGGGCGCAATCACTTTGGGGCTTCACTGTGGGGTGCGCGGGGGTGATTATCGCCCTGTGCGCGCCGATCCTTGGGGCGATAGCGGATACCTATGGTAACCGTCTTAAATGGGTTTGGCTGTTTTCTGTGCTTTATGTGGTGGGCGCATGCGGAGCGTGGTTTTTGGCTCCAGATGGCAATCACCTGATGTTGGCGTTGACGCTTTTTGGCCTTGGTTTGATCGGGATGGAGTTTGCAACGATCTTCACCAATTCGATGTTGCCAGACCTGGGTACAAAAGAAGAAATAGGCCGGATTTCTGGATCGGGCTGGGCCTTTGGGTATCTGGGTGGATTTATCGCTTTGGTGCTTACACTGGGTTTTTTTGCCGAAAGTGCCACTACCGGGAAAACATTTTTAGGGTTTGACCCGGCTTTAGGGTTGAGTGCTGAGGCACGAGAGGGCACGCGTTTTGTCGGACCATTTTCCGCTCTGTGGTATGTGGTTTTCATGGTTCCGTTTTTCCTATGGGTCCGGGACCCAAAACCTGAGAAACCTGCGCAAGGCGCTCTGAAGCGATCACTGAGCAGCGTTGTGAAAACGGTTAAGAGCCTGCCAAAGACACCCTCGCTTTTTGCCTATTTGGCGTCGTCGATGTTTTACCGCGATGCGCTGAACGGCATGTATGTTTTTGGTGGGCTTTATGCGGCGGGTGTACTGGGATGGAGCGTGGTTCAGACCGGAGTGTTTGGCATCATTGCTATCGTTTCAGGGGCGATCTTTGCCTGGGTCGGTGGGCGTGTTGATGTGAAGGTTGGGCCAAAACCGGTGATCCGCGTCTCGATCCTGATCCTCATTGCGGTCGCCATCTGCGTGATCTTTGTCTCGCGTGAAGCAGTATTTGGCATCGAGGTCGAAGCAACATCAAAACTGCCGGATCATATCTTTTATGTTCTTGGTGCCGTGATCGGCGCTGTTGGCGGGACTATTCAATCTGCCAGCCGGACGATGATGGTACGCCAAGCGAACCCCGGTCAAATGACCGAGGCCTTTGGCCTTTATGCGCTTGCTGGCAAAGCCACCAGTTTTATCGCGCCGTTTGCCATTGGTATTGCTACGCAAATAAGCGGGAGTCAGCAGATCGGGGTTGCGCCGTTGATTGTTCTTTTCCTGCTGGGTCTGGTGCTGCTACGCTGGGTACATCCGGAGGGAGAGAACGAATATGGGCAGAGCATTTAA